A genome region from Leptonema illini DSM 21528 includes the following:
- a CDS encoding DUF1801 domain-containing protein: protein MHPDTVRYNAGRPGGRKEVCDVLAAEIDRHLSGAENKIWHGHPVWFLDGNPTVGYSEQKPGIRLMFWSGADFEEPGLNVVGQKFKDASVFYNDVKEIRKSDLQRWLKKAKVIQYNYRDIRRNRGLQPLKQKAGVRQTRAKEERH, encoded by the coding sequence ATGCATCCCGATACTGTAAGGTATAACGCCGGTCGACCTGGAGGCCGTAAAGAGGTCTGCGATGTGCTGGCGGCCGAGATCGACAGACATCTATCCGGAGCCGAGAATAAGATCTGGCACGGACATCCTGTATGGTTTCTTGACGGGAATCCGACGGTCGGCTACAGCGAACAGAAACCGGGTATACGACTGATGTTCTGGAGCGGCGCGGATTTCGAAGAGCCCGGCCTGAACGTCGTGGGCCAGAAGTTCAAGGATGCATCGGTTTTTTATAACGACGTTAAAGAGATCCGGAAATCCGACCTACAACGCTGGCTGAAGAAGGCGAAGGTCATTCAATACAATTATCGAGACATCAGGCGCAACCGAGGACTTCAGCCGCTCAAACAAAAAGCCGGCGTCCGACAGACCCGAGCAAAAGAAGAGCGCCATTAG
- a CDS encoding dihydrofolate reductase family protein: protein MRKLIVLEFITLDGVIQAPGGAGEDPSGGFRFGGWIGPYSDSVSQEIMRRQMNLPFDLLLGRKTFEIWAPYWPEHDDIWPAVNRATKYVASHTISSSEWQPTVFLNGDVAKEVADLKGSRGPDLHLYGSAGLVQTLLSHDLVDELWLKIHPITLGAGKRLFVEGTIPAAFTLKESTVTPGGVIFANYERAGAVRTEDV, encoded by the coding sequence ATGAGAAAGCTGATCGTTCTTGAGTTCATCACACTTGACGGCGTTATCCAGGCGCCAGGCGGCGCCGGAGAAGATCCAAGCGGCGGCTTCCGTTTTGGCGGATGGATCGGCCCTTACTCCGACTCGGTCTCGCAAGAAATCATGCGAAGGCAGATGAATCTGCCCTTTGATCTACTGCTCGGTCGAAAGACGTTCGAAATATGGGCCCCCTACTGGCCGGAGCATGATGACATCTGGCCGGCCGTCAACAGAGCAACGAAGTATGTCGCCTCGCATACGATCAGTTCCAGCGAATGGCAGCCCACCGTTTTTCTGAACGGGGACGTGGCGAAAGAGGTCGCCGACCTCAAAGGTTCTCGAGGGCCTGATCTGCATCTGTATGGAAGCGCCGGTCTTGTTCAAACCCTTCTCAGCCATGACTTAGTGGATGAGCTCTGGCTGAAAATTCATCCGATCACGTTAGGCGCCGGCAAACGACTGTTCGTCGAAGGCACGATTCCGGCGGCCTTCACGCTAAAAGAGAGCACCGTAACGCCGGGCGGCGTGATTTTCGCGAACTATGAGCGAGCGGGAGCCGTCAGAACGGAGGACGTTTAG